From a single Nicotiana tabacum cultivar K326 chromosome 8, ASM71507v2, whole genome shotgun sequence genomic region:
- the LOC107832543 gene encoding aquaporin TIP2-1 has translation MPCIALGRFDDSFSSGSIKAYIAEFISTLLFVFAGVGSAIAYNKLTADAALDPAGLVAVAVCHGLALFVAVAIAANISGGHVNPAVTFGLALGGQITIITGLFYWIAQVLGAIAASYLLKFVTGGLAVPIHGVAAGVGATEGVVMEIIITFALVYTVFATAVDPKKGTLGTIAPIAIGFIVGANILAAGPFSGGSMNPARSFGPAVASGNFAGNWIYWVGPLVGGGLAGLTYSNVFMNYDHAPLVSEF, from the exons ATGCCTTGCATAGCTTTGGGACGTTTTGACGATTCATTCAGCTCAGGGTCTATTAAGGCTTATATTGCTGAATTTATCTCTACGTTGCTTTTCGTCTTCGCCGGAGTTGGTTCCGCCATTGCCTACA ACAAGTTGACAGCAGATGCTGCTCTTGATCCGGCGGGACTAGTAGCAGTTGCAGTTTGCCATGGATTGGCTCTGTTCGTGGCGGTTGCTATTGCCGCTAACATCTCCGGTGGTCACGTTAACCCTGCGGTTACTTTTGGTTTAGCTCTTGGCGGTCAAATCACCATTATTACCGGCTTGTTCTACTGGATTGCTCAGGTTTTGGGCGCCATTGCAGCTTCCTACCTCCTCAAATTTGTCACTGGAGGACTA GCTGTTCCAATTCACGGCGTGGCAGCAGGAGTGGGAGCAACTGAAGGAGTTGTAATGGAAATCATTATCACCTTTGCATTAGTGTACACAGTGTTCGCAACAGCAGTTGACCCAAAGAAGGGAACATTGGGCACCATTGCACCCATTGCCATTGGTTTCATTGTTGGTGCTAACATCTTGGCTGCCGGTCCATTCTCCGGTGGTTCAATGAACCCGGCCCGCTCTTTTGGTCCAGCTGTGGCCAGTGGTAACTTCGCTGGAAACTGGATTTACTGGGTTGGACCACTAGTTGGTGGTGGTTTGGCTGGTTTAACTTACAGCAATGTGTTCATGAACTACGACCACGCCCCTCTCGTTAGTGAATTCTAA